TTATGCGCACGAAATCACACCCTTCCATCTGATCGCTGATTTCTTTTTTGAATCTTCTACTAATAAATGTTAGAGGATTCGTAATGGGAAGGGACAAATGGGATAATTTCTACCAAGACATTTCTCATCATTTTTTTCATTTTTAAATCACAAAAAAGACCCGCCTGTAACCAGCGAGTCTTTCTAACATTGCTTCAACCCGTTCTTTTGGTCAAACTCCATCGGTGGATCGTTGCTTACAGTAATTGCCGACTGAAAGCCCACGGTTTTAATCGCGGGATGAAAGACAGCTTTTCTTTTTGTTTGTTTGTTGCAGTTTATTATTAAACTGATACCATGGTTGTATGGGACAAGAGTATCGACGTACAGCTACCACCGTATCTCTCATTCACTCCCATTTCGTTTTCTGCCCTCGTTATCGAAGAAAAGTATTAGTCGAACAGGTGGAAACTCGATTCAAGGAACTGTGGGCTGAATATGCCAAAAGAATGACTGGTTTATTCCTACTGATTCTCCATCAGACGTAATGGCAAAAGTGAACGGAGTGACCTCTCGAATAGTAAGGCAAGAGTTTAAGCATCTTGCTCATTTGCCCAGTCTGTGGACACGCTTTTTTTTCGTAAGTACAGCAGGAAACGTATCAAACGAAACAGTAAAGCGTTATGTGGAAGAACAAAAGAAAAGGGGGTGAACACATGCAACCCTTAACCGTTAAGATTCGCATCTTTCCTGAACAACCAGACGTGCTTCATCAACCGGGAAAAGAGTATATTCGGGTAGTCAAACAGCTAACCGAGCAGGGTGATCAACTTGGTGCATTTCCGCAGGTGACTACAAAAGATGTAGAAACAATACTTCCAGCTGCCGTTTGTAATCAAGCCATTCGTGATGCCAAAAGCGTTTTTCGTAAAATCAAGAAACCGGGTGTTCGACCGATTCTAAAAAAGCCCGTATACTTCGTAAACAACCAAAACTACTCTATATCCGAAAATACAATTGCTTTTCCTATCGTTGTAGATGGAAAGACAAAGGAAACGGCGTTTCGGGCTACAACGACTCGTCGGGACAGGGAGTTGTTAGAAAATGCCAAGTTTGGATTGATGCGAGTGGTTGAAAAGTCGGGCAAATGGTACGCTCAATTTCGTTAGAAGTACCAACAAGCAAATCAAACAGTGAAAATATCATGGGCATTGATCTTGGATTGAAAGTTCCTGCTGTTGCTGCAACTTCGACAGGAAAAACTCGCTTCTTCGGGAACGGCAAACAGAACAAGTACATACGAAGAAAGCACCAACAACGTAGACGTAAATTAGGGAAACTCAAAAAGTTGTCAGCCATCCGAAAGTTAGGAAACAAGGAACAACGCTCGATGAAAGATCAGAACCACAAGATGAGTCGTCAAATTGTCAACATGGCGATTCAAGAAGGTGTATCCATGATAAAGCTTGAGCGACTGGAGAATATTCGCAAAACGGCAAGAACAAGCCGTAAAAACGCAAGAATCTGTATAGTTGGGCTTTCTATCAACTTCAGCAGTTCATCTCCTACAAGGCAAACCTTGTCGGTATTCGTGTAGAGGGAGTAAATCCAACGTACACATCCCAAACATGCCCGGTATGTGGGAAGAAGAAGAAAGCAAAAGACCGAAGGTACAGATGTTCATGCGGATTCAATACTCATCGTGATCGGGTTGGTGCAATCAATATCTTGAACCAACCTGTGGCAGATGATAACAGTCTGCCAGCCTAGCGATCTATACGATCTGCGCCAGGACGGACTGATGAGACAGCCCTGAACTTTTGGGAACTACGGATAGCAGAAATGCACTTCCGTCTACCACCCAAGAATCCCACTGATACCGAAGGTGGCAGCTTGCCCCTTTAGGGGTGGGAGTCTCAATGCTCATTAGATCTTGCTTTGAGTCCCCGCATATATTCTTCCATGTTGTGATGAAGATGCTCCTTCATCAATTTCTCCGCAGCATCTGCATCACCGGAAGAAATCGCCTCACAAATTTTGTCATGCTCGTCATGCAAGCATGGGTGGCTTTTTACGATTTGGTGACGACATAGGAGGATCAGTGATCTCATCTTTTCAAGCACATCGATCATCCGTTTATTCCCGCTTGCCTTAACAATAAGATCATGAAAAACGGTGTTCGCTTTTAATGCCTCTTCAAACGAACCCTCTTTCGCTTGCTGCACTGTTTTTTGGAGTTCCTTTTTCTCCGCTTCCGTAAAAGAAACTGCTGCACAGCGCGCGGAATACCCCTCCAGCAACATTCGAATCTCATAGCTATCCCGCAAATCATCTTCGGAAGGCTCGATCACCATATTTTCCTGGACAAGACCATCTTGCTCCAAACGCTTAATCGACTCACGAATCGGGGTTCTGCTGACTCCCATTTGGGCAGCCAGTTTCTCCTCAACAAGTTTCGTCCCTGGCGTAAGTATACCTTCTATAATCATATTGCGGAGAATTTCGTAGGCTTGCTGATGCATTGGTTCATACTTTCGAATTTGCATTTTCATAGCGATCTCCGAGCCTCCAAAATACAGATAAACCTATTCACATTATACTTTTTTTCCGACAGAAAAAACACTATGTACTTTGTATACAGAATACGATATTCTTATGTTAGTACCCAATTAGAAAGGTGGTCAATTCGATGTCTAAACATTACCGTATTGGTCTAATTGTTCCGAGTTCAAATACTACCATGGAAACAGAAATTCCGATGATGCTGCAATGGCGCATGAAGCAGATTCAGGAGGAAACTTTCACTTTCCACTCGAGCCGGATGCGCATGATGCACGTTAATCCTGAAGAGTTGAAAGCCATGGACGTTGAGAGCGATCGTTGCGCAGTTGAACTGTCCGATGCACGCTGTGATGTTCTTGCGTATGCATGTTTGGTCGCGATCATGTGTCAAGGACCTGGCTATCACAAAACTTCTGAAGAACGTCTATCGAAACGAACGGTTGAAAACGGCGGAGCCGCTCCTGTAATCAGCAGTGCAGGCGCTCTTGTCGACGGCATCCATACGATCGGCGCAAAGAAGATCGCTTTAATTGCACCCTATATGAAGCCGCTGACAAACACAGTCATTGAGTACATTACCTCCAGCGATATCGAGGTCACGGACTCGATCAGCCTTGAAATTCCGGATAACCTGGAAGTTGGCCGTCAAGATCCGATGAATCTGCTTGAAATCGTAAAAAGACTGGATCACAGTCAAGCAGATGCGGTCGTGTTGTCCGCCTGTGTCCAGATGCCTTCTTTGGCCGCTATCCAAAAAGTAGAGGATCAAATCGGCAAGCCTGTCTTGTCCGCTGCTACTTCTACCGTCTATAAAATCCTCAAAACGCTTAATCTGAAGGCTGTTGTGCCGAATGCTGGACATTTGCTCTCCGGAAAATACTAAGAACCATATACCAACAAGGACCGTTTCGATAGCTGAAGCGGTCCTCTTTTTTGCGAAACTGCCTTTTACAATAGGAGAGTCCCGAGTAAACCCAGCCCGTACGATACAACCCCGACGATAATACCGGCGGCAGTCATCTCTAATCCACTCGCCCACCAACTTCTTACCGTGATAAGACTTTTCGCAGCCCCTACTGCAAAATGGGCCAATATGCTTACTACGGCTGCCGTCACCATAGCAGGTAACCCCGATAAGAAGAAGAACGGGATCAGCGGAATAATTCCTCCTATGAAAGTGGAAATGCAACCGTAAAGAGCAGAAGTCCATGGGTTAGCAGCAGTCGATTCATGAATTCCCAATTCCTCTTGTGCCATGGCCTTAACGAATTGTTCAGGGTCGCTGGCAATCCGGTTTGCGATCTGTTTCGATTCTTCTTGTGAAAACCCCTTTAATTCATATAACAGGGCCAGCTCTTCCTTTTCGTGTTCCGGATCTTCTTGTACCTCACGTCGTTCGTGTATAAGTTCACTCTCCATAAGCTCGTTTTCCGATTTTGTTGCAAGCCATGCTCCCGCGCCCATCGATAACGTACTGGCAAGAGCGCCGAAAAATCCGGATACGAGTAT
The sequence above is a segment of the Effusibacillus dendaii genome. Coding sequences within it:
- a CDS encoding GntR family transcriptional regulator; this encodes MKMQIRKYEPMHQQAYEILRNMIIEGILTPGTKLVEEKLAAQMGVSRTPIRESIKRLEQDGLVQENMVIEPSEDDLRDSYEIRMLLEGYSARCAAVSFTEAEKKELQKTVQQAKEGSFEEALKANTVFHDLIVKASGNKRMIDVLEKMRSLILLCRHQIVKSHPCLHDEHDKICEAISSGDADAAEKLMKEHLHHNMEEYMRGLKARSNEH
- a CDS encoding maleate cis-trans isomerase family protein, which translates into the protein MSKHYRIGLIVPSSNTTMETEIPMMLQWRMKQIQEETFTFHSSRMRMMHVNPEELKAMDVESDRCAVELSDARCDVLAYACLVAIMCQGPGYHKTSEERLSKRTVENGGAAPVISSAGALVDGIHTIGAKKIALIAPYMKPLTNTVIEYITSSDIEVTDSISLEIPDNLEVGRQDPMNLLEIVKRLDHSQADAVVLSACVQMPSLAAIQKVEDQIGKPVLSAATSTVYKILKTLNLKAVVPNAGHLLSGKY